In the Exiguobacterium aurantiacum genome, one interval contains:
- a CDS encoding lysozyme family protein has translation MWAAAKRTARFAITAKWQLATLKWRLILLGIATLVLFLVILVVGILDTLTGVQNELPTDVTFDTAGGLQVSDQVLQYRALVESELTKHGLAEQTNLVLALMMQESGGRGNDPMQASESKCGRIGCISSPEESIVYGVEHFASVFERANRDVQLTLQSYNFGGGFIDYVQENGGRYSKELAISFSQMMYQRVKHTGTYRCHRPSAVQHGACYGDIEYVDAVLKYLAPVAVADGGIMKELLSGLRSPLAIPLNVTSRFGWRVVFGQRDNHTGIDFSCTPSDTIHAVKSGTVIYSGNRGPYGNLVQVRHDNYITAYAHLSRLGVQTGQQIEAGQALGYCGTTGRSSGNHLHFEIKTGEWSGHIDPAPVFGF, from the coding sequence ATGTGGGCGGCCGCGAAACGGACGGCGCGCTTCGCCATCACAGCGAAATGGCAGCTCGCGACGCTCAAGTGGCGACTCATCCTGCTCGGCATTGCGACACTCGTGTTGTTCCTAGTCATCCTCGTTGTCGGAATCCTCGACACGCTCACAGGTGTCCAGAACGAACTACCGACCGACGTCACGTTCGACACTGCGGGCGGTCTTCAAGTGAGCGACCAGGTGCTCCAATATCGAGCCTTGGTCGAATCAGAACTGACGAAGCACGGACTGGCCGAACAAACGAACCTCGTACTCGCGCTCATGATGCAGGAGAGCGGCGGACGCGGGAACGACCCGATGCAGGCGAGCGAATCGAAGTGTGGACGCATCGGATGCATCTCCTCCCCCGAGGAGAGCATCGTCTACGGCGTCGAACATTTCGCCTCCGTCTTCGAACGGGCGAACCGCGACGTGCAGCTCACGCTACAGAGTTACAACTTCGGCGGCGGCTTCATCGATTACGTCCAAGAGAACGGCGGACGTTACTCGAAAGAGCTCGCCATCTCGTTCTCCCAAATGATGTACCAACGCGTGAAACACACCGGCACCTACCGCTGTCATCGTCCGAGCGCGGTCCAGCACGGTGCCTGTTACGGGGACATCGAATACGTCGACGCGGTGTTGAAATACCTTGCGCCGGTCGCCGTCGCCGACGGTGGCATCATGAAAGAACTGTTGTCGGGGTTACGTTCCCCGCTCGCTATCCCGCTCAACGTGACATCGCGTTTCGGATGGCGCGTCGTCTTCGGACAACGGGATAACCACACCGGCATCGATTTCAGTTGCACACCGTCCGACACGATCCACGCGGTCAAGAGCGGCACCGTCATCTATAGCGGGAACCGCGGACCGTACGGCAATCTCGTCCAAGTCCGACACGACAACTACATCACAGCGTATGCGCACCTGAGTCGTCTCGGCGTCCAGACGGGACAACAAATCGAGGCTGGGCAGGCGCTCGGGTACTGCGGCACGACCGGCCGTTCGAGTGGGAACCACCTACATTTCGAGATTAAGACGGGTGAATGGTCCGGTCATATCGACCCCGCCCCGGTCTTCGGATTTTGA
- a CDS encoding DUF5592 family protein yields MRKYRIPNEVTTELKINKMLYLHDFLFLVGLIVLRLVTLPFIPSVLHIPFTVFLIVFGLFMVLRPATNPQKRMVHAIYYALIKRKDTYLALDAQTKGRD; encoded by the coding sequence ATGCGTAAATACCGGATCCCGAACGAGGTCACGACCGAGCTCAAGATCAACAAGATGCTTTATCTGCATGACTTCCTGTTTCTCGTCGGGCTCATCGTGCTCCGGCTCGTGACGCTCCCGTTCATCCCGTCCGTGCTTCACATCCCGTTCACGGTCTTCCTCATCGTCTTCGGGCTGTTCATGGTCCTGAGGCCGGCGACGAACCCACAGAAGAGGATGGTCCACGCGATTTACTACGCGCTCATCAAACGGAAAGACACCTATCTCGCGCTCGATGCGCAGACGAAAGGGCGTGATTGA
- a CDS encoding VirD4-like conjugal transfer protein, CD1115 family, translating into MTPIVQDGLLAGPTIPTLSPSLFLEVSLPSSTVLIGLIAFSLFIGLVVFGKVWLNFRDLRQNQKGSARFTSFDELKQQYRRVPDRKKRYDGLGGVPVGRVKNELFIDDSPVNNLVIGTTRSGKGETFVFSTIDLYSRASDQASLIINDPKGELFAASKGTLEQRGYQVEVLNLMNPLQSMSYNLLQLTIDAFLEENYSLAQQYARSVAFMLYHDPKARDPFWANSSIDLCTALILGLCEEAKDTPEKINMYNVALMLSDLGSRTVVTRQGQEISALDEFFQRFPENHPARLQFATLHFSGGQTRASILANTNAKLGIFTLNGTGKLTSMNSLDMRHIGFNRWISGRSEPLTRLTFMFPDGTTHALTTDDDGSFIVYHASSLRTGDAVQISTDSSTATIQLEAHDEESGRFHYAIDGTIQIREVMHQLRPVAVFLIVPDYDPTFNVIASLYIKQVYTALARVASQTKQGKCERQVVFLLDEFGNMPPIEGMANIITVCLGRNMRFNLVIQAYSQLENLYGEDWKTIDGNCGNTHYLLTADESTAELISKKLGEATIVTKSRSGQTFSLKKSKTENVDGRRLMTATEVMGLKEGEMLIIRVIKRQDTKKRRIQSHPIFLSGKTAMKYRYEYLADDFDTDRSLHDIDIPCRHAGLDFEQIRIRFAQKEDETEANTPSNQEEKPLTVRDVLQDSILRSMFEGHDIGGMPLPEFETNLNLGVYDVTDSQKSFLSTMIAKRLEKLKQGTP; encoded by the coding sequence ATGACCCCAATCGTACAAGACGGGCTGTTGGCCGGGCCGACGATTCCGACGCTCTCACCCTCTTTGTTCTTGGAGGTGAGTCTTCCCTCTTCGACCGTCTTGATCGGACTGATCGCGTTCAGTCTGTTCATCGGATTGGTCGTGTTCGGCAAGGTATGGCTGAACTTCCGGGATCTGCGACAGAATCAGAAAGGGAGCGCCCGCTTCACCTCGTTCGATGAACTGAAGCAACAGTACCGCCGCGTCCCGGACCGGAAGAAACGGTATGACGGATTGGGCGGTGTCCCCGTCGGACGGGTCAAGAACGAGCTGTTCATCGATGATTCGCCCGTCAACAACCTGGTCATCGGGACGACCCGTTCCGGGAAGGGCGAGACGTTCGTCTTCTCGACGATCGATCTGTACAGCCGGGCAAGTGACCAGGCGAGTCTGATCATCAACGACCCAAAAGGCGAGCTCTTCGCCGCCTCGAAGGGGACGCTCGAGCAACGCGGCTATCAGGTCGAGGTGTTGAACCTGATGAACCCGCTCCAATCGATGTCGTACAACCTGCTGCAGCTGACAATCGACGCATTTTTAGAAGAAAACTACTCGCTCGCCCAACAGTATGCACGCTCGGTCGCGTTCATGTTGTACCATGACCCGAAGGCACGTGACCCGTTCTGGGCCAACTCGTCGATCGACCTGTGTACGGCGCTCATCCTCGGGCTCTGTGAGGAGGCGAAGGACACGCCGGAGAAGATCAACATGTACAACGTCGCCCTCATGCTCTCGGACTTAGGGTCACGGACGGTGGTCACACGACAAGGGCAGGAGATTTCGGCACTCGACGAGTTCTTTCAGCGGTTCCCGGAGAACCATCCGGCCCGGCTCCAGTTCGCGACGCTCCACTTCTCGGGTGGCCAGACACGGGCAAGTATTTTGGCCAATACGAACGCGAAGCTCGGGATCTTCACATTGAATGGGACCGGGAAGCTGACGTCGATGAACTCGCTCGACATGCGACATATCGGATTCAACCGCTGGATCAGCGGGCGGAGCGAGCCATTGACACGTCTCACGTTCATGTTCCCTGATGGGACGACCCATGCGCTCACGACCGATGACGATGGCAGCTTCATCGTGTACCACGCGTCGTCACTTAGAACCGGAGACGCCGTTCAAATCTCGACTGACTCAAGCACTGCGACGATTCAACTGGAAGCGCATGACGAGGAGAGTGGACGGTTCCACTACGCAATCGACGGGACGATACAGATCCGTGAGGTGATGCACCAGCTCCGTCCTGTGGCGGTGTTCCTCATCGTCCCGGACTATGACCCGACATTCAACGTCATCGCGTCGCTCTACATCAAACAGGTATACACGGCGCTCGCACGGGTCGCCTCGCAGACGAAACAAGGCAAATGCGAGCGGCAGGTCGTCTTCTTACTCGATGAGTTCGGTAACATGCCGCCGATCGAGGGCATGGCCAACATCATCACGGTCTGTCTCGGCCGGAACATGCGCTTCAATCTCGTCATCCAGGCCTATTCCCAGCTCGAGAACTTGTATGGTGAGGACTGGAAGACGATTGACGGCAACTGTGGGAACACACACTATCTGTTGACTGCGGACGAGTCGACCGCCGAACTGATCTCGAAGAAGCTCGGTGAGGCGACCATCGTCACGAAATCGCGTTCCGGACAGACGTTCTCGCTCAAGAAATCGAAGACGGAGAACGTGGACGGCCGTCGGCTCATGACAGCGACCGAGGTCATGGGACTCAAAGAGGGCGAGATGCTGATTATCCGTGTCATCAAGCGTCAGGACACGAAGAAGCGACGCATCCAGTCGCATCCGATCTTCCTGAGCGGCAAGACGGCGATGAAGTACCGCTACGAATACCTGGCGGACGACTTCGACACGGACCGCTCCTTGCATGACATCGACATCCCTTGTCGTCACGCCGGTCTCGACTTCGAACAGATCCGTATCCGTTTCGCCCAGAAAGAAGACGAGACGGAAGCGAACACGCCATCGAATCAGGAAGAAAAGCCACTGACGGTACGGGACGTGCTGCAGGACAGCATCCTCCGCTCGATGTTCGAAGGACATGACATCGGTGGCATGCCCCTCCCTGAGTTCGAAACGAACCTGAACCTAGGAGTTTACGACGTCACCGACAGCCAGAAGAGCTTTTTGAGCACGATGATCGCGAAACGACTCGAGAAACTGAAGCAAGGCACACCGTAG
- a CDS encoding VirB4 family type IV secretion system protein, which produces MWQRLRDKLSRHQDPETVKIEKGYNPDVIAKIQPQGGIKFDANFVRLGDGYLSCLHVYKYQSLVYDYWLEPILNMPGVLTTLDIGTADKREIIQTINKSMAEQNTRFENAKDNIDRIDARETYKELNELYEQITQGETMKYLHLRLYVKAKTLDALEVKVQEVMEELEARNFRSTIFLNEQEWEWQSLFTSYDQQQRLPNRRRGKEIPSLSIAGGYPFHFTSLQDATGTYYGTTDTNGSVIFDLFHKDKQRKFYNALMIGKMGSGKSTLLKKTVLDQAIKGNKIRILDVTGEFSDLVRQLGGKEIALDGSAGLINPLHVYKTVTNNDGSANEALSFMQHLSKMAVFYHYINPAATQEETNEFEILLRDLYVRHGLWDEQGELPITTHPANRYPTFSDFLKLVRRELYTDDTRTSIKEAISPNRVRRLENIELAVTNLVHNYGNIFDGHSSIDRFDEELIVSFPLRNLTSLRDEVFQAQVFSLMNMLWDGMIANGSSQLKAYNQGVLRTEEACKYLIVIDEAHHLINTRDIAQPAILYLQRCMREARKYFGGIFFVSHLITDFVPAGSKSENAENVKSLFQLTQYKIIGEQDAESIPIIQTVFDGQLSNSEMRIIPSLETGRVVLSISGVQNLIFDVDVAPEELALFGGGA; this is translated from the coding sequence ATGTGGCAGCGCCTGCGTGACAAATTGTCCAGACACCAGGACCCGGAGACCGTCAAGATCGAGAAAGGCTACAACCCCGACGTCATCGCCAAGATCCAGCCGCAGGGCGGCATCAAGTTCGACGCCAACTTCGTCCGGCTCGGGGACGGCTATCTGTCGTGTCTCCACGTCTATAAATATCAGTCGCTCGTCTACGACTACTGGCTCGAACCGATTTTGAACATGCCGGGTGTTTTGACGACGCTCGACATCGGGACGGCCGACAAGCGTGAAATCATCCAGACCATCAACAAGTCGATGGCCGAACAGAACACGCGCTTCGAGAACGCAAAGGACAACATCGACCGCATCGATGCCCGGGAGACATATAAGGAACTGAATGAGCTCTACGAACAGATCACCCAGGGCGAGACGATGAAGTATCTGCATCTCCGCCTCTATGTGAAGGCGAAGACGCTCGACGCGCTCGAGGTGAAAGTACAGGAAGTGATGGAAGAACTCGAGGCCCGGAACTTCCGCTCGACGATTTTCCTGAACGAACAGGAATGGGAGTGGCAGAGCCTATTCACGAGCTATGACCAGCAACAAAGGCTGCCGAACCGGCGCCGTGGGAAAGAGATCCCTTCCCTCTCAATCGCCGGCGGCTACCCGTTCCACTTCACGTCGCTCCAGGACGCGACCGGCACGTATTACGGGACGACCGACACGAACGGAAGCGTCATCTTCGACCTGTTCCACAAGGACAAGCAACGCAAGTTCTACAACGCGCTCATGATCGGCAAGATGGGATCCGGCAAGTCGACACTCCTCAAGAAAACGGTGCTCGACCAGGCAATCAAGGGGAACAAGATCCGGATCCTCGACGTCACAGGCGAGTTCTCCGACCTGGTGCGGCAGCTCGGCGGGAAAGAAATCGCGCTCGACGGGTCGGCCGGTCTCATCAACCCGCTCCATGTCTATAAGACGGTGACGAACAATGATGGCAGCGCCAACGAGGCGCTCTCGTTCATGCAGCATCTGTCGAAGATGGCCGTGTTCTATCACTACATCAATCCGGCGGCGACACAGGAAGAGACGAACGAGTTCGAGATCCTGCTTCGGGATTTGTACGTCCGGCACGGGCTCTGGGACGAACAGGGCGAACTGCCGATCACGACGCATCCGGCGAACAGGTACCCGACGTTCTCCGACTTCTTAAAACTCGTGCGGCGTGAGCTCTACACGGACGACACACGCACCTCGATCAAAGAGGCGATCAGTCCGAACCGGGTACGGCGTCTCGAGAACATCGAGCTCGCCGTCACGAACCTCGTCCACAACTATGGCAACATCTTCGACGGGCACTCTTCCATCGACCGATTCGACGAGGAGCTCATCGTGTCGTTCCCGCTCCGGAACCTGACGAGCCTACGGGACGAGGTGTTCCAAGCGCAGGTGTTCTCGCTTATGAACATGCTGTGGGACGGAATGATTGCCAACGGCTCGAGTCAACTGAAAGCCTATAACCAGGGTGTGCTCCGGACCGAAGAAGCATGCAAGTACCTCATCGTCATCGACGAGGCGCACCACTTGATCAACACGCGCGACATCGCGCAACCGGCCATCCTGTATCTGCAACGTTGTATGCGCGAGGCACGGAAGTATTTCGGCGGCATCTTCTTCGTGTCGCACCTGATCACCGACTTCGTGCCGGCCGGATCAAAATCCGAGAATGCCGAGAACGTCAAGTCGCTCTTCCAATTGACGCAATACAAAATCATCGGCGAACAGGACGCGGAGAGCATCCCAATCATCCAGACGGTGTTTGATGGCCAACTCTCGAATTCCGAGATGCGGATCATCCCCTCGCTCGAGACGGGGCGTGTCGTCCTCAGCATTTCCGGCGTGCAGAACCTCATCTTTGACGTCGACGTCGCGCCCGAGGAGCTCGCCTTGTTCGGTGGAGGTGCCTGA
- a CDS encoding pLS20_p028 family conjugation system transmembrane protein: MGDNEVVNKLQEFTDILSLSTLVLDALRSMGWILIRGLAVLIDGLEKVTDSILLTKTFFNNSQVVEFVSTIQPFLYVLLAASFLFTGYLIIFQKKFDREGFLINLFITLLILGLLSPTMTQVSEFSDTAIDFTTQNSGENSSGESISNQILRENIHDLIEYDRNDFSGLEGEALNSLPQSHLRNIDINEVFDSNEFRLGSTGEQISQSKLTWNGETMGTSKLDQSGVEWNNQYYYRYQPNWLTIFVTLGIMGFTLFSIAYKLARLSFELAFNYVLAILVAPADLHSGQKTKKVIQSILNTFLVIILIFVSIKLYTIGTAYLAETLDGFAYLIALIAFSVALIDGPNMVERLFGIDAGLKRGWGVALGAYAAGKGATSAGAHAVSKVARATQGAPKMPSLHEAATTRMNSNAIPQNGSPLSATDQSSQRMDTERQNDPDGVAQTNQTASRTQHDQDKPTNPKDVAQPISGQESEPEAHSSPHVKETLGRTSPESIHATNSESNAERGPDHPTTSSETPRPESIHDHSSSVHSPIPASSTLESVTGSTDTTSGPGHRHDKSVDRNDVTTPTSHEVPPSGDSSSSSSSTTDSNDASTEKRQGRARRTIHQDTVLDVETEAIEQVRENQTHRHSQHQEESRRIYPTSPPQPDNMKKKE; the protein is encoded by the coding sequence ATGGGTGATAACGAAGTCGTAAATAAGCTACAAGAGTTCACTGATATCCTTAGTCTCAGTACACTGGTACTGGATGCCCTCCGCTCAATGGGTTGGATTTTAATACGTGGCTTAGCAGTATTGATTGATGGACTTGAAAAAGTGACTGACAGCATATTACTAACTAAAACATTTTTTAATAACTCTCAAGTGGTTGAATTCGTTTCTACGATTCAACCTTTTTTGTACGTTCTTTTAGCTGCTAGCTTCCTATTCACGGGTTACCTCATCATTTTTCAAAAGAAATTTGATCGGGAAGGATTTTTAATCAATCTGTTTATCACGTTGCTCATTCTCGGACTATTATCTCCAACGATGACGCAAGTAAGTGAATTCAGTGATACCGCGATTGATTTCACAACTCAAAACTCTGGCGAAAACTCTTCCGGTGAATCGATATCAAATCAGATTTTACGAGAAAACATTCATGATTTGATTGAATATGACCGAAACGATTTTTCCGGTTTGGAAGGTGAGGCTTTGAACTCTCTGCCTCAAAGTCATTTACGAAATATCGATATCAACGAGGTATTCGATAGTAATGAATTTCGCTTGGGAAGTACTGGCGAACAAATCTCTCAGTCCAAACTAACCTGGAATGGTGAAACGATGGGAACCTCGAAACTCGACCAAAGTGGCGTCGAATGGAACAACCAGTATTACTACCGCTATCAGCCGAACTGGTTGACCATCTTCGTGACACTCGGAATCATGGGCTTCACGCTGTTCTCGATCGCCTACAAACTGGCTCGTCTCTCGTTCGAGCTTGCCTTCAACTATGTCTTGGCAATCCTCGTCGCACCGGCCGATCTGCACAGTGGTCAAAAGACGAAAAAGGTCATCCAAAGCATTTTGAACACGTTCCTCGTGATCATTCTGATCTTCGTCTCCATCAAGCTGTACACGATCGGGACCGCCTATCTCGCGGAGACGTTGGACGGGTTCGCCTATCTGATCGCCCTCATCGCCTTCTCGGTCGCATTGATCGACGGGCCGAACATGGTCGAGCGGCTATTCGGAATCGATGCCGGGCTCAAACGGGGCTGGGGTGTCGCGCTCGGCGCCTATGCCGCCGGTAAAGGCGCGACCTCGGCCGGTGCCCACGCGGTCTCGAAGGTCGCGCGGGCCACACAAGGCGCACCGAAGATGCCCTCGCTCCATGAGGCCGCGACGACGCGGATGAATTCAAACGCCATACCGCAGAACGGTTCACCGCTTAGTGCAACAGACCAATCTTCACAGCGGATGGACACCGAGAGACAAAACGATCCAGATGGTGTTGCTCAGACGAATCAAACCGCAAGTCGTACTCAACATGACCAAGATAAACCGACAAATCCGAAGGACGTTGCGCAACCAATCAGTGGTCAAGAATCAGAACCGGAAGCGCACAGTTCTCCACATGTCAAAGAAACGTTGGGTCGCACGTCTCCCGAATCGATTCATGCGACGAACTCTGAATCAAATGCCGAACGTGGCCCCGACCATCCAACCACGTCATCGGAGACACCAAGACCGGAATCGATTCACGATCATTCAAGCTCTGTTCATTCTCCAATCCCGGCTTCGTCGACTCTCGAATCGGTCACCGGGTCCACCGATACCACATCCGGACCAGGCCATCGTCACGATAAATCAGTAGACAGAAATGACGTGACGACACCGACATCTCATGAGGTACCACCTTCAGGCGACTCATCCTCGTCTTCGTCCTCTACGACGGATTCGAATGATGCGTCAACAGAGAAACGCCAAGGCCGCGCCCGACGGACCATCCATCAGGACACCGTGCTCGACGTCGAGACCGAGGCTATCGAACAGGTGCGTGAGAATCAGACGCATCGTCATAGCCAGCACCAGGAAGAGTCACGACGAATTTATCCGACTTCGCCACCGCAACCTGACAACATGAAGAAAAAGGAGTGA
- a CDS encoding helix-turn-helix domain-containing protein encodes MKELAAERNMTIHQVIQRGGLNQATISELMNGRTKHPKVSTIQKFCSGLNISLNDFFDSNKFN; translated from the coding sequence ATGAAAGAGCTCGCAGCAGAGCGCAACATGACGATCCATCAAGTCATTCAAAGGGGTGGGTTGAACCAAGCGACGATTTCCGAATTGATGAACGGACGGACAAAGCATCCAAAAGTAAGTACGATACAAAAATTCTGTAGTGGTTTAAATATTTCATTAAACGATTTTTTTGACAGTAACAAATTCAATTAA
- a CDS encoding helix-turn-helix domain-containing protein: MYRFGEWLKENRRLSGWSQVELSEKTFGEISQPAISQYEQNRSVPSIADIDHLARAFGHTLATVPWDAIDFGYGSKRSVTKLERRRFDLKELPQADSVRTFDGKTYELHGFIGIEKGSGEAVQLTQLYYRIRTVVCDAHVLAKRKNPDDELIHVKKRKRVRQ; the protein is encoded by the coding sequence ATGTATCGATTCGGGGAGTGGTTGAAGGAGAACCGCCGGCTCTCGGGCTGGTCACAGGTCGAACTATCAGAGAAGACGTTTGGAGAGATCTCACAGCCCGCCATCAGTCAGTATGAACAGAACCGCTCGGTGCCGTCGATCGCCGACATCGATCACCTGGCCCGCGCATTCGGGCACACACTCGCAACAGTCCCTTGGGACGCCATCGACTTCGGATACGGGTCGAAGCGGTCCGTCACCAAGCTCGAACGACGTCGGTTCGACCTGAAGGAACTGCCACAGGCCGACTCGGTCCGCACGTTCGACGGGAAGACCTATGAGCTACATGGCTTCATCGGCATCGAGAAAGGGAGCGGTGAGGCGGTCCAGTTGACGCAACTCTACTATCGGATCCGTACGGTCGTCTGTGACGCCCACGTGCTCGCTAAGCGCAAGAACCCGGATGACGAGCTCATCCATGTCAAGAAGCGAAAAAGAGTCCGACAGTAA
- the mobP2 gene encoding MobP2 family relaxase produces the protein MRETPGVVIKSKFKVPSTKKKSRQYTTYLDYINRPDAKDSREQFETYHDYMEDETKSSGLFTREDDRLNHEKRRAVRDIFKQAQEKGSILWQDVISFDNTWLRETGVLHDDLIDEKRLIQATRNAVEAMLQKEKMVHAYWTGAVHYNTDNIHVHVAIVETSHIRERGKRKPKSIELMKSKVIHSLADRTKEQEKLNAFIRDELIAHKRNRKIQTLPNRVLHPELVRQFKDIYERLPEDKRQWRYNMNGMQPLRESLNRLTDSYIDIHFKSEFQAFNARLEQEVAFHRRSYGDTEKAEHYRTTKRQDLYTRMGNAILSEMRDLSKEQVILEKKGAPKHPVRRAFNQQKIFNESLYRIERHMNDEFEHLKNQRAFEQLERDIEYGK, from the coding sequence ATGCGTGAGACACCCGGTGTCGTCATCAAGTCGAAGTTCAAGGTGCCTAGTACAAAAAAGAAATCGCGTCAGTACACGACATACCTCGACTACATCAATCGACCGGATGCGAAAGACAGCCGCGAACAGTTCGAGACGTATCACGACTATATGGAAGACGAGACGAAGTCGAGCGGTCTGTTTACACGCGAGGACGACCGGTTGAACCACGAAAAACGTCGCGCCGTCCGCGACATCTTCAAGCAAGCGCAAGAGAAAGGGAGCATCCTCTGGCAGGACGTCATCTCATTCGATAACACCTGGCTACGGGAGACCGGTGTGCTCCACGATGACCTCATCGACGAGAAACGATTAATCCAGGCGACGCGGAACGCGGTCGAGGCAATGCTCCAAAAAGAAAAGATGGTCCACGCCTACTGGACCGGTGCCGTGCATTACAACACCGACAACATTCACGTACATGTCGCCATCGTCGAGACGAGCCATATACGCGAGCGCGGCAAACGCAAACCGAAATCAATCGAGCTGATGAAGTCGAAGGTCATCCATTCCCTCGCCGACCGGACGAAAGAACAGGAGAAACTGAACGCGTTCATAAGAGACGAACTGATCGCCCATAAACGGAACCGGAAGATCCAAACGCTCCCGAACCGTGTCCTGCATCCGGAGCTCGTCCGTCAGTTCAAGGACATCTATGAGCGGTTGCCGGAAGACAAACGTCAATGGCGCTACAACATGAACGGGATGCAACCGCTCCGTGAATCGCTCAATCGTCTGACCGACAGTTATATCGACATTCACTTCAAATCAGAGTTTCAAGCCTTCAACGCGCGACTCGAGCAGGAGGTAGCGTTCCATCGTCGCAGCTACGGCGACACGGAGAAAGCCGAGCATTACCGGACGACGAAACGACAGGACCTCTACACCCGGATGGGGAATGCCATCCTCTCAGAGATGCGCGACTTGTCAAAAGAACAGGTGATATTGGAGAAAAAAGGAGCCCCAAAACATCCGGTCCGACGCGCATTCAACCAACAAAAAATATTCAACGAATCACTCTACCGGATCGAGCGGCACATGAACGACGAATTCGAACACTTGAAGAATCAACGTGCTTTCGAACAGTTGGAACGAGACATCGAATATGGAAAGTGA